One stretch of Passer domesticus isolate bPasDom1 chromosome 2, bPasDom1.hap1, whole genome shotgun sequence DNA includes these proteins:
- the KCTD14 gene encoding BTB/POZ domain-containing protein KCTD14 isoform X2 — MSISSEHKPLGKQVTGSLHMLSPIVELNVGGEMYTTTLSTLKKHPGSKLAEMFTGQPKLRTDSEGRFFIDRPGTYFKYILEYLRSNQVPTQCIQDVYKEALFYDIEPLIKQLEDSPQIFGELVARRQFLARVPNYSENIELMIRIARAEAVASRQSSVIVCVVRTEEDAARCQDALNSLDMDKKSVVKFGPWKAVPSISDLLDCIQMDVEAKGYKISFQPHVAEKGFRFKSHDFFYKFLFTWW; from the exons ATGAGTATTTCGTCGGAGCACAAGCCCCTTGGGAAGCAAGTCACCGGCAGCCTGCATATG ttgtcACCAATTGTGGAGTTAAATGTTGGCGGGGAGATGTACACAACAACGCTGAGCACCTTGAAGAAACACCCTGGCTCCAAGCTGGCAGAGATGTTCACCGGCCAGCCCAAACTCAGGACTGACTCTGAAGGGAGGTTCTTCATTGACAGGCCAGGCACCTACTTCAAATACATCCTGGAGTACCTGCGCAGTAACCAAGTGCCCACCCAGTGCATCCAGGACGTCTACAAGGAGGCATTGTTCTATGACATAGAGCCTTTGATCAAGCAGCTTGAGGACTCCCCACAGATCTTTGGGGAACTCGTGGCGAGGAGGCAGTTCCTGGCTCGTGTGCCCAACTACAGTGAGAACATTGAGTTGATGATCCGCATCGCGAGGGCGGAAGCGGTCGCATCCCGACAGTCCAGTGTCATCGTATGTGTGGTCAGAACCGAGGAGGACGCAGCCAGGTGTCAGGATGCCTTGAACAGTTTGGACATGGATAAAAAATCCGTGGTGAAGTTTGGCCCCTGGAAGGCTGTGCCAAGTATTTCTGATCTGCTGGACTGCATTCAAATGGATGTTGAAGCCAAAGGGTATAAAATATCCTTTCAGCCCCATGTTGCTGAAAAAGGTTTTCGCTTCAAATCGCATGACTTCTTCTACAAGTTCCTGTTCACCTGGTGGTAG
- the KCTD14 gene encoding BTB/POZ domain-containing protein KCTD14 isoform X1 produces the protein MSISSEHKPLGKQVTGSLHMVSKLSPIVELNVGGEMYTTTLSTLKKHPGSKLAEMFTGQPKLRTDSEGRFFIDRPGTYFKYILEYLRSNQVPTQCIQDVYKEALFYDIEPLIKQLEDSPQIFGELVARRQFLARVPNYSENIELMIRIARAEAVASRQSSVIVCVVRTEEDAARCQDALNSLDMDKKSVVKFGPWKAVPSISDLLDCIQMDVEAKGYKISFQPHVAEKGFRFKSHDFFYKFLFTWW, from the exons ATGAGTATTTCGTCGGAGCACAAGCCCCTTGGGAAGCAAGTCACCGGCAGCCTGCATATGGTGAGTAAG ttgtcACCAATTGTGGAGTTAAATGTTGGCGGGGAGATGTACACAACAACGCTGAGCACCTTGAAGAAACACCCTGGCTCCAAGCTGGCAGAGATGTTCACCGGCCAGCCCAAACTCAGGACTGACTCTGAAGGGAGGTTCTTCATTGACAGGCCAGGCACCTACTTCAAATACATCCTGGAGTACCTGCGCAGTAACCAAGTGCCCACCCAGTGCATCCAGGACGTCTACAAGGAGGCATTGTTCTATGACATAGAGCCTTTGATCAAGCAGCTTGAGGACTCCCCACAGATCTTTGGGGAACTCGTGGCGAGGAGGCAGTTCCTGGCTCGTGTGCCCAACTACAGTGAGAACATTGAGTTGATGATCCGCATCGCGAGGGCGGAAGCGGTCGCATCCCGACAGTCCAGTGTCATCGTATGTGTGGTCAGAACCGAGGAGGACGCAGCCAGGTGTCAGGATGCCTTGAACAGTTTGGACATGGATAAAAAATCCGTGGTGAAGTTTGGCCCCTGGAAGGCTGTGCCAAGTATTTCTGATCTGCTGGACTGCATTCAAATGGATGTTGAAGCCAAAGGGTATAAAATATCCTTTCAGCCCCATGTTGCTGAAAAAGGTTTTCGCTTCAAATCGCATGACTTCTTCTACAAGTTCCTGTTCACCTGGTGGTAG
- the KCTD14 gene encoding BTB/POZ domain-containing protein KCTD14 isoform X3, producing MIRAKKVQLSPIVELNVGGEMYTTTLSTLKKHPGSKLAEMFTGQPKLRTDSEGRFFIDRPGTYFKYILEYLRSNQVPTQCIQDVYKEALFYDIEPLIKQLEDSPQIFGELVARRQFLARVPNYSENIELMIRIARAEAVASRQSSVIVCVVRTEEDAARCQDALNSLDMDKKSVVKFGPWKAVPSISDLLDCIQMDVEAKGYKISFQPHVAEKGFRFKSHDFFYKFLFTWW from the exons ATGATCAGAGCCAAGAAAGTGCAG ttgtcACCAATTGTGGAGTTAAATGTTGGCGGGGAGATGTACACAACAACGCTGAGCACCTTGAAGAAACACCCTGGCTCCAAGCTGGCAGAGATGTTCACCGGCCAGCCCAAACTCAGGACTGACTCTGAAGGGAGGTTCTTCATTGACAGGCCAGGCACCTACTTCAAATACATCCTGGAGTACCTGCGCAGTAACCAAGTGCCCACCCAGTGCATCCAGGACGTCTACAAGGAGGCATTGTTCTATGACATAGAGCCTTTGATCAAGCAGCTTGAGGACTCCCCACAGATCTTTGGGGAACTCGTGGCGAGGAGGCAGTTCCTGGCTCGTGTGCCCAACTACAGTGAGAACATTGAGTTGATGATCCGCATCGCGAGGGCGGAAGCGGTCGCATCCCGACAGTCCAGTGTCATCGTATGTGTGGTCAGAACCGAGGAGGACGCAGCCAGGTGTCAGGATGCCTTGAACAGTTTGGACATGGATAAAAAATCCGTGGTGAAGTTTGGCCCCTGGAAGGCTGTGCCAAGTATTTCTGATCTGCTGGACTGCATTCAAATGGATGTTGAAGCCAAAGGGTATAAAATATCCTTTCAGCCCCATGTTGCTGAAAAAGGTTTTCGCTTCAAATCGCATGACTTCTTCTACAAGTTCCTGTTCACCTGGTGGTAG